The Streptomyces sp. NBC_00162 genome window below encodes:
- a CDS encoding nuclear transport factor 2 family protein produces MAKYDISKLHPVFVRQMEALAALDIEAVMKNYTDDAVLLRFEGVSVGIDAVRETFTGYLTVKPTLVELQEYIETDDTIFYRAIMNLNGEPEHAFGTLVVRDGRIWRQTAGFGG; encoded by the coding sequence ATGGCCAAGTACGACATCTCCAAGCTGCACCCGGTGTTCGTGCGCCAGATGGAAGCGCTGGCCGCCCTGGACATCGAGGCGGTCATGAAGAACTACACCGACGACGCGGTGCTGTTGCGCTTCGAGGGCGTCTCGGTCGGCATCGACGCCGTTCGCGAGACGTTCACCGGATATCTCACCGTGAAGCCCACGCTGGTGGAACTCCAGGAGTACATCGAGACGGACGACACCATCTTCTACCGGGCGATCATGAACCTGAACGGTGAACCGGAGCACGCGTTCGGGACACTTGTGGTCCGCGATGGCCGAATCTGGCGGCAGACGGCCGGGTTCGGCGGCTGA
- a CDS encoding TMEM175 family protein — MERETGRVEAFSDGVFAIIITILVLELKVPEETGSDFWHGVREQWPHYAAYVVSFLIIGVMWVNHHTIFSHLKRVDRPLLFLNLLVLMVVSVIPYTTNVLAEHLMEEGSATPAAVLYSLVTVAYALAFLAFWWYVTRVGHLFHETVDKEGARATRVRFGLGAIAYPLTVVLAFFSAPLTLVAHFLIAIYYAANQIPIPLVVEEERLETASDLRK, encoded by the coding sequence ATGGAACGCGAAACCGGACGGGTCGAGGCATTCAGTGATGGTGTATTTGCCATCATCATTACCATCCTCGTCCTGGAATTGAAGGTTCCGGAAGAAACGGGATCCGACTTCTGGCACGGAGTTCGGGAACAGTGGCCGCATTACGCCGCCTATGTGGTGAGCTTCCTCATCATCGGCGTGATGTGGGTGAACCACCACACCATCTTCAGTCACCTCAAGCGGGTCGACCGGCCGCTGTTGTTCCTGAATCTCCTGGTGCTCATGGTGGTATCGGTGATTCCCTACACCACCAACGTCCTCGCCGAACACCTCATGGAGGAAGGCTCCGCCACCCCGGCGGCCGTCCTCTACAGCCTCGTCACCGTGGCCTATGCCTTGGCGTTCCTGGCCTTCTGGTGGTACGTCACCCGGGTCGGCCACCTCTTCCACGAAACGGTCGACAAGGAAGGCGCCCGGGCGACGCGCGTGCGGTTCGGCCTCGGCGCCATCGCCTACCCCTTGACCGTGGTCCTGGCGTTCTTCTCCGCACCGCTCACTCTTGTCGCGCACTTCCTGATCGCGATCTACTATGCGGCGAACCAGATCCCCATCCCCCTCGTGGTAGAGGAAGAGCGGCTCGAAACTGCGAGCGACCTCAGGAAGTAG
- a CDS encoding ATP-binding protein, translating into MNDLELRSALHGLEIFAGITDDQLDWLVSVSEPRVLADGEVLFRDGEEATGFHVLLSGGLVVTKVVDGREEVLTRHSTEEESAAAEEHDGKPSAAHRFTGELPLLTEGSYVATAAASGPSTTVVAYTKPVFFEMLTRCHGVAAVLIPVLAWRIKSSEVQARKRATVEALGTLAAGLAHELNNPAAAVARAAQELAPALDRLTRTAQAWGAAATGAERSVFDRLADELDKLPPPVITDPLAQADAEEEIADWAEEAGTERPGLLGSGVSDLGLELGWLLERLEGVGEPSLPAALDHLAALLEIRSLAAELRAAGPRISQLVSATRDYANLDRAPEQSFQVTGGLENTLVVLRAKLAGISIVREYEPGLPELTGYPSELNQVWTNLVDNSAEAMEGSGVLTLRARAEGICMVVEITDTGRGIPEESLPRIFEPFYTTKDVGKGTGLGLHLSYRIVTQRHHGSITARSRPGETRMVVRLPFAGGAQSCAPPAATPEVPTSTS; encoded by the coding sequence GTGAACGACCTGGAACTGAGGTCCGCCCTGCACGGACTGGAGATCTTCGCCGGGATCACCGACGACCAGCTGGACTGGCTGGTGTCGGTCTCCGAGCCTCGGGTCCTCGCCGACGGGGAGGTCCTCTTCCGCGACGGTGAGGAGGCGACCGGCTTCCACGTCCTGCTCTCGGGCGGGCTGGTCGTCACCAAGGTGGTCGACGGCCGGGAGGAGGTGCTCACCCGGCACTCCACCGAGGAGGAGAGCGCCGCCGCCGAGGAGCACGACGGCAAACCGTCCGCCGCCCACCGGTTCACCGGTGAACTGCCCCTGCTGACCGAGGGCTCCTACGTGGCCACCGCGGCCGCGAGCGGGCCGTCGACCACCGTCGTGGCGTATACGAAGCCGGTCTTCTTCGAGATGCTGACCCGCTGCCACGGGGTGGCCGCCGTACTGATCCCCGTGCTGGCCTGGCGGATCAAGTCCTCCGAGGTGCAGGCCCGCAAGCGGGCCACCGTGGAGGCGCTCGGCACCCTGGCCGCCGGCCTCGCCCACGAGCTGAACAACCCGGCGGCCGCCGTGGCCCGGGCCGCGCAGGAACTGGCCCCCGCCCTGGACCGGCTCACCCGCACCGCCCAGGCCTGGGGCGCGGCCGCCACCGGCGCGGAGCGCTCCGTGTTCGACCGGCTGGCGGACGAGCTGGACAAGCTCCCGCCACCGGTGATCACCGACCCGCTCGCCCAGGCCGACGCCGAGGAGGAGATCGCCGACTGGGCGGAGGAGGCGGGCACCGAGCGGCCCGGCCTGCTCGGCTCGGGGGTCTCGGACCTCGGGCTGGAGCTGGGCTGGCTGCTGGAACGGCTGGAGGGCGTCGGCGAGCCCTCCCTGCCGGCCGCACTCGACCACCTGGCGGCGCTCCTGGAGATCCGCTCGCTCGCCGCGGAGCTCCGGGCGGCCGGTCCGCGGATCTCCCAACTCGTCTCCGCCACCCGGGATTACGCCAATCTCGACCGCGCCCCCGAACAGAGCTTCCAGGTGACCGGCGGACTGGAGAACACGCTGGTCGTGCTGCGTGCCAAGCTCGCCGGGATCAGCATCGTGCGGGAGTACGAACCCGGCCTGCCCGAACTGACGGGCTATCCGAGCGAGTTGAACCAGGTGTGGACCAACCTGGTCGACAACTCGGCCGAGGCCATGGAGGGTTCCGGCGTACTCACGCTGCGCGCCCGGGCCGAGGGCATCTGCATGGTCGTGGAGATCACCGACACCGGACGCGGCATCCCGGAGGAATCCCTGCCGCGGATCTTCGAACCCTTCTACACCACCAAGGACGTGGGCAAGGGCACGGGCCTGGGGCTGCACCTCAGCTACCGCATCGTGACCCAGCGCCACCACGGGTCCATCACGGCCCGCTCGCGTCCGGGCGAGACCCGGATGGTGGTCCGGCTGCCCTTCGCCGGCGGCGCCCAGTCCTGCGCCCCACCTGCCGCAACACCAGAAGTACCCACCTCCACCAGTTGA
- a CDS encoding transposase, with the protein MARVVLPEESTKEISELIDVLISLLFESLPRRDQRNWARVYLNGLVRTKGKKTIRNIAGTGASSVEQSLQQFISKSPWDWTPVRRSLAQHLERTAQRPLAWVLQPMVIEKAGDRSVGVGRQFVPQLGRTANCQQASGIWLASSEASFPVEWTLTLPGPWTSELLRRRRAGIPDTARSLTPAQDAVHAVQRMAATWQLQRRPVVMEVANGDLPQSIESFALQDIPFVFKVDGSLPVSFGGAGRHKPGPHTAPARELIDSLRSQRRVVEWTRHGRAEGAVTLLTSASILATPSEDRPAPAPTTPLLLVGAWTEAALLPSEFWITNIGDRPLAQLFLLAKLTDRVSLDFTETCEPVGIRDFEGRSFRGWHHHATLASVAHAARLLGARDRAPGGGVPGRSLGEYPGPARSAATRSAATPRPPAVLPPRPLIPGQTPRREYIR; encoded by the coding sequence ATGGCTCGCGTAGTCCTGCCGGAGGAATCCACGAAGGAAATCTCCGAATTGATCGATGTACTGATCTCTCTTCTCTTCGAGTCCTTACCCCGGCGGGACCAGCGAAACTGGGCCCGCGTTTATCTGAACGGCCTCGTGCGGACTAAAGGGAAGAAAACAATCCGCAACATCGCCGGAACCGGAGCCAGTTCCGTAGAGCAGAGCCTTCAGCAGTTCATCAGCAAGTCCCCCTGGGACTGGACCCCGGTCCGCCGCTCCCTCGCGCAGCACCTCGAACGCACCGCACAGCGCCCGTTGGCCTGGGTGCTCCAGCCCATGGTCATAGAGAAGGCCGGCGACCGCTCGGTCGGCGTGGGCCGGCAGTTCGTCCCGCAGCTCGGTCGCACCGCCAACTGTCAGCAGGCCAGCGGGATCTGGCTGGCCTCCAGCGAGGCCAGCTTCCCGGTCGAATGGACCCTCACCCTCCCGGGGCCCTGGACCAGCGAACTCCTGCGCCGCCGAAGGGCCGGAATCCCCGACACGGCCCGCTCCCTCACCCCCGCCCAGGACGCCGTACACGCCGTCCAGCGGATGGCCGCCACCTGGCAACTCCAGCGCCGGCCCGTGGTGATGGAGGTCGCCAACGGCGATCTCCCGCAGAGCATCGAGTCCTTCGCCCTCCAGGACATCCCCTTCGTCTTCAAGGTCGACGGCTCGCTGCCCGTCTCCTTCGGCGGCGCCGGCCGCCACAAGCCCGGCCCGCACACCGCACCCGCCCGCGAGCTCATCGACTCCCTGCGCTCCCAGCGCCGCGTCGTCGAATGGACCCGGCACGGCCGGGCCGAGGGCGCGGTGACCCTGCTGACCTCGGCCTCGATCCTCGCCACCCCCAGCGAGGACCGGCCCGCACCCGCGCCCACCACCCCGCTGCTGCTGGTCGGGGCCTGGACCGAAGCCGCCCTGCTGCCCTCCGAGTTCTGGATCACCAACATCGGCGACCGGCCGCTCGCCCAACTGTTCCTGCTCGCCAAACTCACCGACCGCGTCTCCCTCGACTTCACCGAGACCTGCGAACCCGTGGGCATCCGGGACTTCGAGGGCCGCTCCTTCCGGGGCTGGCACCACCACGCCACCCTGGCGAGCGTGGCCCACGCGGCCAGGCTCCTCGGCGCACGGGACCGCGCACCCGGCGGGGGCGTGCCCGGACGGAGCCTGGGGGAGTACCCCGGACCCGCCCGCTCCGCCGCGACCCGCTCCGCCGCCACGCCCCGGCCACCCGCCGTCCTGCCGCCGCGACCGCTCATCCCCGGGCAGACCCCGAGACGCGAGTACATCCGCTGA